Proteins from a genomic interval of Pseudoalteromonas sp. MEBiC 03607:
- a CDS encoding GNAT family N-acetyltransferase, with translation MTLSFNTARLNVIEVNSNAAKSERTALVKALPSILTPAVVANLPSYFQGIESKLAAEEWLNKMLKECHLLMLQSSESEIIGFLFIYSDNLNAHIGYLLAEQYWGKGLAFELLHGFINLAYTHPQWHRLIAGVDKSNTASVKLLNKLSFIQQDEVVNDMLFYEFDLRKEPFGEE, from the coding sequence ATGACTCTTTCATTTAACACTGCAAGATTAAATGTCATTGAAGTAAATTCTAATGCAGCTAAATCAGAGCGTACTGCTCTAGTTAAAGCTTTACCTTCGATATTAACCCCCGCTGTAGTTGCAAATTTACCGAGTTATTTTCAAGGCATAGAATCTAAATTAGCGGCTGAGGAGTGGCTTAATAAAATGCTTAAAGAATGCCATTTATTAATGCTGCAGTCTTCAGAAAGTGAAATTATAGGGTTCTTGTTTATATATAGCGATAACCTAAATGCCCACATTGGTTACTTATTAGCTGAGCAATATTGGGGGAAGGGCCTTGCATTTGAATTACTGCATGGCTTTATCAACTTGGCTTACACCCACCCACAATGGCATAGGCTTATCGCTGGTGTTGATAAATCAAATACCGCGTCAGTTAAGCTTTTAAATAAACTTTCATTTATTCAGCAAGATGAAGTGGTAAATGATATGTTGTTTTATGAATTTGACTTACGCAAAGAGCCTTTTGGAGAAGAGTAA
- a CDS encoding cupin domain-containing protein, with protein sequence MTYKAVNFKDKFSKFTEHWSPRVIAEMNDYQFKLAKVEGEFVWHDHPDTDEVFIVIEGILEIEFRDGAVTLEAGELFVIPKGVEHKPKANSECKIMLVEPKGVVNKGNAGGQLTATNDVWV encoded by the coding sequence ATGACTTACAAAGCAGTTAACTTTAAAGATAAGTTTTCTAAATTTACTGAACATTGGTCGCCACGGGTCATTGCCGAAATGAATGACTATCAATTCAAACTCGCTAAAGTTGAAGGAGAGTTTGTTTGGCATGATCATCCTGATACTGATGAAGTATTCATAGTTATTGAAGGGATACTTGAAATTGAGTTTAGGGATGGCGCTGTGACTTTGGAAGCTGGTGAGTTATTTGTAATTCCTAAGGGTGTTGAGCATAAACCAAAAGCAAACAGCGAATGCAAAATAATGCTTGTTGAACCCAAAGGGGTTGTAAATAAAGGTAATGCGGGTGGGCAATTGACTGCCACAAATGATGTATGGGTGTAG